From Curtobacterium sp. MCBA15_012:
CGAACACCGCGACCTCGCTGTCCGGCTACTCGTCGCACTACTTCCGGACCGCTCCGCCGGACTCGGTGCAGGGTTCGGCGCTCGGCCAGCTCATCACGGGTGACGGCAACGCCAAGGTCGCGTTCCTGGTCTTCAACGACACGTACGGCACCGGCCTGCGCGACACCGTCCAGAAGGCCATCGAGTCCTCGGGCGGCCAGGTCGTCTACGGCGGCAAGGGCAAGGGCCAGGAGTTCCCGCCGGGCCAGACGACGTTCTCGTCCGAGGTCACCGCGGCGCTCGCCACGAAGCCCGACGCGATCGTGGTCCTCGCCTTCGACGAGACGAAGTCGATCGTCCCCGAGCTCAAGTCGCAGAACGCCGACATGGCGAAGATCTACATGTCGGACGGCAACACGGCCGACTACTCGAAGGACTTCGACAAGGGCACGCTGGCGGGCGCGCAGGGCACCATCCCCGGCGCGAGCCCGAAGGACGAGCTGAAGCAGCGTCTGTCGGACTTCTACCAGAAGACCGCCGGCAAGCCGCTCGCCGACTACTCGTACGCCGCTGAGTCCTACGACGCCACCACCCTCGCCGCGCTGGCCGCGGTCGCGGGCAAGGGCACCGACTCCGGCACCATCCAGGCCAACATGGCCAAGGTGTCCGGTGCGGACGGCGGCACCGAGTGCTCGACCTTCGCGGACTGCAAGAAGCTGCTCGACTCCGGTCAGCAGATCCACTACACCGGCCCGTCCGGCATCGGTCCGTTCGACAAGAAGAACGACCCGTCGAGCGCCTACATCGGCATCTACAAGTTCGACGGCGACAACAAGCCCGTGTACCAGAGCGCCATCCAGGGCTCGGTCTCGAAGTAACCACTGCACGGCAGCGAGCACGACGGTCCCCCGCGGAACTCCCGCGGGGGACCGTCGCGTTCCCGGGGGTCGTCGCGTGCGCCGGGAGCGCTGTCACGCGCACGGGGCCGGGCCGCGTGCACCGAGCACCGTCGCGGGAAGACCCGGATGACCGGCCGGGAGGCGCGCCCCGCCCCCGTCAGACCGCCTCGACCACCGCGGGTGCGAGCGCCCGGCGCCGCGCTGCCCGAGCGGCCACGAAGCCGTCGACGGTGAGCACCACGAGCGCGACCCACACGATCCCGAAGCCGATCCACCGTGCGGGCGGCATCGCCTCGTGCTGCACGACCACGCCGACCAGGAGCTGCATCACGGGCGCCAGGTACTGCGTCAACCCGAGTGTGGACAGGCTCACCCGCCGGGCCGAGGACGCGAAGAGCAGCAGGGGCACCGCGGTCGCCGGGCCGGTCAGCACCGTGACGACGGTGTGCCCCCAGCCCGCGCTCGCGACGGTCAGCCCGCCGCCGAGCCCGGTCACCCCGAGCACCACGAGCGTCCCGACGGCGATCGGCAGCAGCCAGACGGTCTCGAGGGTCAGCCCGCTCAGCGCGTCCACCCTCCCGCCGACACGCTTCTTCACCAGGCCGTACAGCCCGAACGAGAACGCGAGCACGAGCGAGATCCAGGGCACGTGCCCGTACCCGATCGCGATGACGACGACCGCGACGACGCTGATGCCGACCGCGGTCCACTGCGCCGCACGCAGGCGTTCCCGCAGCACGACGACGCCGAGGGCGATCGTGACGAGCGGGTTGATGAAGTAGCCGAGCGCGGCCTCGACCGTGTGCCCGGTCGTCGTGGCCGCGACGTACACCGTCCAGTTCACCAGGATG
This genomic window contains:
- a CDS encoding ABC transporter substrate-binding protein produces the protein MIRTTRATTALAVAGAAALLLAACSTSGSAESTSSASAGGAKKDPAASCKAPATPGTDALKIGTILPLTGTLSYLNPPAESGVGLAVEDINAAGGVLDKDVSIDPATDSGDSNDMTVSSSAATKLVNAKVPVVIGAESSSVTLNVIDQLTSSCIVQISPANTATSLSGYSSHYFRTAPPDSVQGSALGQLITGDGNAKVAFLVFNDTYGTGLRDTVQKAIESSGGQVVYGGKGKGQEFPPGQTTFSSEVTAALATKPDAIVVLAFDETKSIVPELKSQNADMAKIYMSDGNTADYSKDFDKGTLAGAQGTIPGASPKDELKQRLSDFYQKTAGKPLADYSYAAESYDATTLAALAAVAGKGTDSGTIQANMAKVSGADGGTECSTFADCKKLLDSGQQIHYTGPSGIGPFDKKNDPSSAYIGIYKFDGDNKPVYQSAIQGSVSK
- the rarD gene encoding EamA family transporter RarD, with protein sequence MSEPTSPRPARSEATVGVVQAIVAYGLWGLMPLLFAAMAPAGAFEIVAWRIVFGLLFCVVAIAVTRSWLRTRSLLARRRVMLVMGLAAVLILVNWTVYVAATTTGHTVEAALGYFINPLVTIALGVVVLRERLRAAQWTAVGISVVAVVVIAIGYGHVPWISLVLAFSFGLYGLVKKRVGGRVDALSGLTLETVWLLPIAVGTLVVLGVTGLGGGLTVASAGWGHTVVTVLTGPATAVPLLLFASSARRVSLSTLGLTQYLAPVMQLLVGVVVQHEAMPPARWIGFGIVWVALVVLTVDGFVAARAARRRALAPAVVEAV